One genomic segment of Gottschalkia acidurici 9a includes these proteins:
- a CDS encoding aminotransferase class I/II-fold pyridoxal phosphate-dependent enzyme: MNIDQNKTPLLDALREYHERKVIPFDVPGHKHGKGLSELAEFLGQKVLEVDVNSMKCLDNLNKPTGVIKDAEDLAAKAYGADYAYFLVNGTTSAVQGMVMSVCKPGDKIILPRNVHKSVINAIILTGSKPVYIQPEIDGELGIAMGISTKSVEKAIDENPDAKAILIINPTYYGATSDIGNIVKLSHDHNIRVLVDEAHGAHFAFHKEFPKSAISLGADIVSVSSHKTGGSLTQSSMLLLNEGLIKPEEVRTAIELTQTTSASYLLMTSLDVSRKALAVSGEKLLQGALDLSRYAREEINKISGLYAFGKELIGTDGVFDFDETKLGVNVSKLGLTGFEVYDRLRDEYNIQVELGDVYNILAIISIGDDIESINQLINALKDISEKFRGTKIEFDKTPVLENPEVVLLPREAYYSNKKSVSLEDAEGLVSGEFIMAYPPGIPIVTPGERFTKHMIEYVKVLKRQKTLIQGPQDEDIDFIRVLDI; encoded by the coding sequence ATGAATATAGATCAAAATAAAACTCCACTACTAGATGCTCTAAGGGAGTATCATGAGAGAAAAGTTATTCCTTTTGATGTACCTGGACATAAGCATGGGAAAGGATTAAGCGAATTAGCAGAGTTTTTAGGACAAAAAGTACTAGAGGTAGATGTTAACTCCATGAAATGCTTAGATAACTTAAACAAACCTACAGGTGTGATAAAAGATGCTGAAGATTTAGCAGCTAAAGCATATGGTGCAGACTATGCTTATTTTCTAGTTAATGGTACTACATCAGCAGTACAAGGTATGGTCATGAGCGTATGCAAACCAGGAGATAAGATAATATTACCAAGAAATGTTCACAAATCAGTAATAAATGCAATAATTTTAACAGGAAGTAAACCTGTATATATTCAACCAGAGATAGATGGAGAGTTAGGAATTGCTATGGGTATTTCTACTAAAAGTGTGGAGAAAGCTATAGATGAAAACCCAGATGCAAAAGCTATTCTTATAATTAACCCAACGTACTATGGAGCTACTTCTGATATAGGGAATATAGTGAAACTTTCACATGATCATAATATAAGAGTATTGGTGGATGAAGCTCATGGAGCTCATTTTGCATTTCATAAAGAATTTCCGAAAAGTGCAATTTCATTAGGGGCAGACATTGTATCTGTAAGCTCACATAAGACAGGGGGATCTCTTACCCAAAGTTCTATGTTATTGCTAAATGAAGGGTTAATAAAACCCGAGGAAGTTAGAACTGCAATAGAACTTACACAGACTACTAGCGCGTCATATCTTTTAATGACTAGCTTAGATGTATCTAGAAAAGCTCTAGCAGTAAGTGGAGAAAAGTTGCTACAAGGAGCTTTAGATCTAAGTAGATATGCCCGTGAAGAGATAAATAAGATAAGTGGACTTTATGCATTTGGAAAAGAACTAATTGGGACAGATGGTGTATTTGATTTTGATGAAACAAAGTTAGGAGTAAATGTATCAAAGCTTGGGCTTACAGGATTTGAAGTATATGATAGATTGAGAGATGAATATAATATTCAAGTGGAGCTTGGAGATGTATATAATATACTAGCGATAATAAGCATAGGCGATGACATTGAAAGTATAAATCAATTAATAAATGCACTCAAGGATATAAGTGAGAAATTTAGAGGAACTAAGATAGAATTTGATAAGACTCCGGTACTGGAAAATCCAGAAGTAGTCCTTTTACCAAGGGAGGCATACTATAGTAATAAGAAATCAGTATCACTTGAAGATGCTGAGGGGTTAGTTAGTGGAGAATTTATAATGGCTTATCCACCTGGGATTCCAATAGTAACACCTGGAGAAAGATTTACTAAACATATGATAGAGTATGTAAAAGTATTAAAAAGACAAAAGACCTTAATTCAGGGACCACAAGATGAGGATATAGACTTTATAAGAGTTCTAGATATATAA
- a CDS encoding methyl-accepting chemotaxis protein, which translates to MYISPTLIVMLVAIVLFIIVIPIVIILKMKRDINFISNKIYQMAHGDLTQKLEIRENSIKHLCKNMNFLILKIRELINQSTNMTDKLIDYCYELENDATTIKTASHENCKAIEEISAETEVQLKDTSHAESLISEIVTDHDKVLENSKTIDEMASSMMKSVDEGNEVYKQLKIKLESSATSNLNLSAKVSTLNDKAYKIQKIADGVREISENTNLLSLNAAIEAARSNVSGHGFSVVAAEIGKLAKISSEQANEIQSIINDINSEISEISMWMKEEVEIINENIKFSDITKENLDKISTESNNTLSSVRDINKIIHLQNDKINGIRQLINKVCSLSEHTVYETDKVNISSKSQLDTIRRTLGSINNLNEMNKSLKISIASFAKNYEITDSTKRYIENGLKALKELSKNEMFLTMDYHKCTSLLRDSIKKHPEFDLFTLMQKDGLRKAITLDYTEQETYVNFSHRPYFKASVHEGLDYQSQPYISDDTYNYCIAITVPVNNKKGEPVGLLIGDLILG; encoded by the coding sequence ATGTATATAAGTCCAACTTTAATAGTAATGCTTGTAGCTATAGTGTTATTTATAATAGTAATACCTATAGTGATTATTTTAAAAATGAAAAGAGACATTAATTTTATAAGTAATAAGATTTATCAAATGGCACACGGAGATTTGACACAAAAGCTTGAAATAAGGGAGAATAGCATAAAACATTTATGTAAGAATATGAACTTTCTAATTTTAAAAATAAGGGAACTCATAAATCAGTCTACAAATATGACAGATAAACTTATAGACTATTGTTATGAATTAGAAAATGATGCTACTACAATTAAAACTGCTTCACATGAGAACTGTAAAGCCATAGAGGAAATATCTGCAGAGACGGAGGTTCAGTTAAAAGACACTTCCCATGCAGAGTCCCTTATAAGTGAAATAGTGACTGATCATGATAAAGTACTTGAAAACTCAAAAACAATAGACGAGATGGCAAGTTCTATGATGAAATCCGTGGATGAGGGAAATGAAGTATATAAACAACTTAAGATAAAGCTTGAGAGCTCTGCTACATCTAATTTAAATCTGTCAGCTAAAGTATCTACCCTAAATGATAAGGCATATAAGATTCAAAAAATTGCAGATGGAGTAAGAGAGATAAGTGAAAATACTAACCTACTTTCACTAAATGCTGCAATTGAAGCTGCAAGATCGAACGTTAGTGGTCATGGATTTTCTGTCGTAGCAGCTGAAATTGGAAAGTTAGCTAAGATATCATCAGAACAGGCAAATGAAATTCAAAGTATAATAAATGATATTAACTCTGAGATTTCAGAGATATCAATGTGGATGAAAGAAGAGGTTGAAATAATAAATGAAAATATAAAGTTCTCAGATATAACTAAAGAAAACCTTGATAAGATATCTACTGAAAGTAATAATACTTTATCATCAGTAAGAGATATAAATAAAATAATACATTTACAAAATGACAAAATAAATGGAATTAGACAATTGATAAATAAAGTATGTTCACTTTCAGAACATACAGTATATGAGACTGATAAAGTAAATATATCTTCTAAATCACAGCTAGATACTATACGACGAACATTAGGTTCAATAAATAATTTAAATGAAATGAATAAAAGTCTTAAAATATCTATAGCATCATTTGCTAAGAACTATGAAATTACAGATAGCACAAAAAGATATATAGAAAATGGACTTAAAGCACTAAAAGAACTTTCTAAAAATGAAATGTTTCTTACTATGGATTACCACAAATGCACAAGTCTTCTTAGGGATAGTATAAAAAAACATCCCGAGTTTGATCTCTTTACTCTCATGCAAAAAGATGGACTTAGAAAGGCTATAACTCTTGACTATACCGAACAAGAAACATATGTGAACTTCTCACACCGTCCTTACTTTAAAGCTAGTGTTCACGAAGGACTTGACTATCAGTCACAACCTTATATTTCTGATGATACATATAACTACTGTATAGCGATAACAGTTCCTGTTAACAACAAAAAAGGAGAGCCAGTTGGGCTTCTAATAGGTGATTTAATTTTAGGATAA
- a CDS encoding heme NO-binding domain-containing protein: MKGTMVSVWVKTSRKLYGDDLIDEALNSVNISSDKVFKPTEDIDDSSAKGIVTYISKKIGKSEYDTWKEIGIDNVITFAEDYPAFFKQKNLYSFLKSMYDVHMVIASRIPGARPPILHVNPVSDHVAEMSYESKRGMFAYFHGMLEGAARYFKENINIETVEKTDSFTKILITFSNQIYFHKSYSVNKFFSLGFIKSLETKVAIMSLVFLGVPSIIISKVLDNGIGSLITIILSIIVPFLATKVLNSPLDIIFSQLNDLKERKFSVDTEISTNDEFEDLNKLISKYKDVVKSDFVGFKGLTDELNVFSDRFNETSLNMSHISKDISSVVEEVAHVAVNQAEETEGSAYLLNNNISTLNKIVEDENKSKDDLESTVERINKDYENLKFTSANLDNILTEFSEVKENSIDLQQKAQDVTKIVEAVERIADQTNLLALNAAIEAARAGEFGKGFAVVAEEIRDLAEESKSAVKNINDNLVSFINDIDSMVKQIESQYVVLEDENGKLSDVADSNYETVKSIKNVSNSIIDMINQLTHETDSINKVSLSIESLAAIAEENSASSEEVSSSVSTFTHELGKMMEDISEFKRVSETFKGDLEKYNL; encoded by the coding sequence ATGAAAGGTACAATGGTATCGGTTTGGGTTAAAACGTCTAGAAAGCTATATGGAGACGATTTAATCGATGAAGCTCTAAATTCAGTTAATATTTCTTCTGACAAAGTTTTTAAGCCTACAGAAGATATTGATGACAGTTCAGCTAAAGGTATAGTAACTTATATATCTAAGAAAATAGGAAAATCTGAGTATGACACTTGGAAAGAGATCGGTATAGACAACGTAATTACTTTTGCTGAAGACTATCCTGCTTTCTTTAAACAGAAAAATCTTTATTCATTCTTAAAATCTATGTACGATGTTCATATGGTAATAGCTAGTAGAATTCCAGGTGCTCGTCCACCTATTTTACATGTAAATCCTGTAAGTGATCATGTTGCAGAAATGTCTTATGAATCCAAGCGTGGCATGTTTGCTTACTTCCATGGAATGTTAGAAGGTGCTGCGAGGTATTTTAAAGAGAATATAAACATTGAAACTGTTGAAAAAACAGATAGCTTTACTAAAATATTGATTACTTTCTCTAATCAAATATATTTTCATAAATCGTATTCTGTCAACAAATTCTTCTCTTTAGGTTTCATTAAAAGTCTAGAAACTAAAGTAGCTATCATGAGCTTAGTCTTTTTAGGGGTACCCTCTATTATAATATCTAAAGTTTTGGATAATGGAATTGGGAGTCTAATTACAATAATCTTAAGTATAATAGTTCCTTTCCTAGCTACTAAAGTTCTAAACTCGCCACTTGACATCATCTTTAGTCAACTAAATGACTTAAAGGAAAGGAAATTCTCTGTAGACACTGAAATATCTACCAATGACGAATTCGAAGATTTGAATAAACTTATAAGTAAATATAAAGATGTGGTAAAAAGTGACTTTGTAGGATTTAAGGGACTTACTGATGAGTTAAATGTATTTAGTGATAGATTTAATGAGACTTCTTTGAACATGAGTCATATATCCAAAGATATCTCAAGCGTCGTAGAAGAAGTCGCTCATGTAGCTGTAAATCAAGCAGAAGAAACCGAAGGATCTGCTTATTTACTTAATAATAATATATCTACTCTAAATAAAATTGTCGAAGATGAGAATAAAAGTAAAGATGATCTTGAATCTACTGTAGAAAGAATAAATAAGGATTATGAAAATCTTAAGTTTACATCTGCTAATTTGGATAATATATTAACAGAATTCTCTGAAGTTAAAGAAAACAGTATAGATCTGCAACAAAAAGCTCAAGATGTTACTAAAATTGTTGAGGCAGTTGAACGTATAGCTGATCAGACTAATCTTCTAGCCCTCAATGCTGCTATAGAAGCTGCCAGAGCTGGTGAGTTTGGAAAAGGCTTTGCCGTTGTTGCAGAAGAAATTAGAGATTTAGCTGAAGAGTCTAAGTCTGCTGTTAAGAATATAAATGACAATTTAGTTTCTTTTATAAACGATATTGACTCCATGGTTAAACAAATAGAATCTCAGTATGTAGTTCTAGAAGATGAAAATGGTAAGCTTTCAGATGTTGCTGACAGTAACTATGAAACTGTTAAGTCTATTAAAAATGTTTCTAATTCTATAATTGACATGATAAACCAGTTAACTCATGAAACTGATTCTATTAATAAAGTTTCTTTAAGTATAGAATCATTAGCTGCAATAGCCGAAGAAAACTCGGCTTCATCTGAGGAAGTTAGTTCAAGTGTATCCACGTTTACTCATGAATTAGGAAAAATGATGGAGGATATTTCAGAATTTAAAAGAGTCTCTGAGACATTTAAAGGCGATTTAGAAAAATATAATTTATAA
- a CDS encoding Veg family protein, translating to MQKNPLAEIRSNVENYIGQKVRLKANKGRKRTTVREGVIEGAYPSLFVVKIDGGYNSTRRVSYCYSDILTSTVELTVFDKESENEILIS from the coding sequence GTGCAAAAAAATCCTTTAGCTGAAATAAGATCAAATGTAGAGAACTATATAGGTCAGAAAGTGAGACTTAAAGCTAATAAAGGGAGAAAGAGAACTACCGTTAGAGAAGGAGTAATCGAAGGAGCGTACCCTAGTTTATTTGTAGTAAAAATCGATGGAGGATATAATTCCACAAGAAGAGTATCCTACTGCTATTCAGATATACTAACATCAACAGTTGAGTTGACAGTATTTGATAAAGAAAGTGAAAATGAAATACTAATAAGTTAA
- the speD gene encoding adenosylmethionine decarboxylase, protein MKIEQLGRHILVEFYNCDNDILNNHELIEQYMNEAAVNAKATIVKSVFHHFNPWGVSGVVVIQESHLTIHTWPEYGYAAVDLFTCGEEVDPWTGFAHLKKMLKSNRTETLEVPRGLVDKIERFSEDDIEIEDFKAKVI, encoded by the coding sequence TTGAAAATAGAACAGTTAGGGAGACATATCTTAGTTGAGTTTTATAACTGCGACAATGATATATTAAATAATCATGAATTAATAGAACAATATATGAATGAGGCAGCAGTGAATGCTAAAGCAACAATAGTTAAGAGTGTTTTTCATCATTTTAATCCTTGGGGAGTTAGTGGTGTAGTAGTAATTCAAGAATCACATTTAACTATACACACATGGCCAGAATATGGATATGCAGCAGTAGATCTATTTACATGTGGAGAAGAAGTAGATCCTTGGACTGGCTTTGCACACTTAAAGAAAATGTTGAAATCAAATAGAACTGAAACTCTAGAAGTACCTAGGGGACTTGTAGATAAAATAGAGAGATTTTCAGAAGATGATATAGAGATAGAGGATTTTAAAGCGAAAGTTATATAG
- the speE gene encoding polyamine aminopropyltransferase gives MELWYTEEQTDNVRFSMKVKEHLFTGQSDFQKVDVIDTYDFGKVLTIDGLVMVTEKDEFIYHDMITHVAMSTNPEIKRVLVIGAGDGGTVRELTRYKNIDHIDMVEIDELVVKVSKEFLPITASKLDDPRVNLYFEDGIKFVEDKINEYDLIIVDSTDPIGPGEGLFTREFYRNCYKALTDKGILINQNESPYYEGNAKEMARAVNKLSEIFPIFEVYQYHMPTYPSGHWLFGFSSKELHPINDFDPKKWESLEIKTKYYNTDIHKGAFALPTYVKEMIDGAKA, from the coding sequence ATGGAATTGTGGTATACAGAAGAGCAGACAGATAACGTTAGATTTTCAATGAAGGTAAAAGAACACTTATTTACAGGTCAAAGTGATTTTCAAAAAGTAGATGTAATAGACACTTATGACTTTGGAAAAGTGCTTACTATAGATGGACTAGTAATGGTTACAGAAAAGGATGAGTTTATATATCACGATATGATAACACATGTTGCTATGTCTACTAACCCTGAAATTAAAAGAGTACTAGTAATAGGAGCAGGAGATGGTGGAACTGTAAGAGAGCTTACAAGGTACAAAAACATAGATCATATAGACATGGTGGAAATAGATGAACTTGTAGTTAAAGTATCTAAAGAATTTTTACCAATAACTGCTTCTAAGCTAGATGATCCTAGAGTAAACCTGTATTTTGAAGATGGTATAAAATTTGTAGAAGACAAAATTAATGAATATGACTTAATAATAGTGGATTCAACAGATCCAATAGGACCTGGTGAAGGACTATTTACTAGGGAATTTTACAGAAACTGCTACAAAGCATTAACAGATAAGGGTATATTAATAAATCAAAATGAAAGTCCATATTACGAAGGCAATGCTAAAGAAATGGCTAGAGCAGTTAATAAGCTTTCAGAAATATTCCCTATATTCGAAGTGTATCAATACCATATGCCAACTTATCCATCAGGACATTGGTTATTTGGATTTTCATCAAAAGAGCTTCATCCAATAAATGATTTTGATCCGAAAAAGTGGGAAAGCTTAGAAATAAAAACTAAATACTATAACACAGATATTCATAAAGGCGCATTTGCCCTTCCTACTTATGTCAAGGAGATGATAGACGGTGCAAAAGCATAA
- the speB gene encoding agmatinase — protein sequence MQKHKNVLTFIGFDSEYEDSEIIVFGAPFDGTTSFRPGARFAPSIMRNESYGLETYSPYLDKDLEDTKICDVGDLELPLGNTEKTMMVIEEFSKDVLNSNKIPVMIGGEHLVSYPVIKSVYEKYENLHILHFDAHTDLRDELFGEKLSHATVIRRAWDLVGDNRIHQFGIRSGEREEFKWAEKHTNLTKFTYEGLDETVTSIGDSPVYVTIDLDILDPSVMSGTGTPEPGGISFNDMMVIIEKLQRLNIVGADVVELSPHYDQSGASTAVACKVLRELVLAISN from the coding sequence GTGCAAAAGCATAAGAATGTTTTAACTTTCATAGGCTTTGACAGTGAGTATGAGGATTCTGAAATAATAGTATTTGGAGCACCATTTGATGGCACAACATCATTTAGACCGGGAGCTAGATTTGCTCCGAGCATTATGAGAAATGAATCGTATGGTTTAGAAACATATAGTCCTTATTTAGATAAGGATTTAGAAGATACGAAAATATGTGATGTTGGAGACTTAGAATTGCCTTTAGGGAATACAGAAAAGACAATGATGGTTATAGAGGAGTTCTCAAAAGATGTATTAAACAGTAACAAGATACCTGTCATGATAGGCGGAGAGCATCTAGTAAGCTATCCTGTAATAAAGTCTGTATATGAAAAATATGAAAATCTTCACATATTACACTTTGATGCACATACAGATTTAAGAGATGAATTATTTGGAGAAAAGCTATCTCATGCAACAGTTATAAGAAGGGCTTGGGATCTAGTTGGAGATAATAGAATACATCAGTTCGGAATCAGATCAGGAGAGAGAGAAGAGTTTAAGTGGGCGGAAAAGCATACAAATTTAACTAAGTTTACATACGAGGGGCTTGATGAAACGGTAACATCTATAGGTGATAGCCCTGTGTATGTGACTATAGACTTAGACATATTAGATCCATCAGTAATGTCAGGGACAGGAACACCAGAACCTGGAGGAATAAGTTTTAACGATATGATGGTTATAATAGAAAAATTGCAAAGACTAAATATAGTAGGAGCAGATGTAGTGGAATTATCACCCCACTATGATCAAAGTGGAGCATCAACAGCAGTAGCATGTAAAGTATTAAGAGAATTAGTATTAGCTATAAGCAACTAG
- a CDS encoding DUF3794 and LysM peptidoglycan-binding domain-containing protein gives MAVELIKDRLKIDQLVGKEEIQSLVEGEITLPENKPKIENVITLDGSVEITNKLVREDRLIVTGIVNFKTLYTTEEDEEQSIHSLESKTDFREEILLEEEYPGAIPVVTADIEHLEYTKITDYKVAVKTVIDIRSKLQLDNTIDIVRDIQGGEGIQILKETIKYNDTIGSNTTRSVVKETFELEEEMPNVLDVLRVNAKVYEKETRVVEGKVIVGGALECFIMYFSDDEEKKINYISQEIPFTHFVEIPGAYKDMDYTLSLQSGDINYDVRGDINGDLRIIDVETSVRIEAKVYTQSEKEVTTDTYSTVKKFDVKNEQIVITENIGKHSVDETLKGVVEVGHGDKVEDICNISAKPVLSDYRILEGKVIIEGLIEVDMLYLSDTNSSLNSVKQEIPFKSYIDIEDTKSDIDVDIVNILDNIDYNKTSDKEVELEITLKNQVYINRVKNINIVKEAIELDEELDKKSRPSITIYMVQKEDTIWDIAKRYNTTVDEIIRTNDIVNQENIMPGEKIIIEKHVDTVYQL, from the coding sequence ATGGCAGTTGAGTTAATTAAAGATAGACTTAAGATAGACCAGTTAGTCGGAAAAGAAGAAATACAGTCACTAGTAGAAGGGGAAATCACATTACCAGAAAATAAGCCTAAGATAGAAAATGTAATAACACTAGACGGATCAGTAGAAATAACTAATAAACTGGTACGAGAAGATAGACTTATAGTAACAGGAATAGTTAACTTTAAGACTCTTTATACTACAGAAGAAGATGAAGAGCAATCTATACACAGTTTAGAGTCCAAAACAGATTTTAGAGAAGAGATACTCTTAGAGGAAGAATATCCAGGGGCAATACCTGTAGTAACAGCAGATATAGAGCATTTAGAATATACAAAAATTACAGACTATAAAGTAGCAGTAAAGACAGTAATCGATATAAGAAGTAAGCTACAATTAGATAATACTATAGATATAGTTAGAGATATACAAGGTGGGGAAGGAATACAAATATTAAAAGAAACTATAAAATATAATGATACAATAGGGTCTAATACTACTAGAAGTGTAGTAAAAGAAACATTTGAACTAGAAGAAGAAATGCCAAATGTACTAGATGTATTAAGAGTGAATGCAAAAGTGTATGAAAAAGAGACTAGGGTAGTAGAGGGAAAAGTAATAGTAGGTGGAGCATTAGAGTGCTTTATAATGTATTTCTCAGACGATGAAGAGAAGAAAATAAACTACATAAGTCAAGAGATTCCATTTACACATTTTGTAGAAATACCAGGGGCATATAAGGATATGGACTATACGTTGTCACTACAATCTGGTGATATTAATTATGACGTAAGAGGGGACATAAACGGAGATCTAAGAATAATAGATGTAGAAACTTCTGTAAGAATAGAGGCAAAAGTATATACTCAATCAGAAAAAGAAGTTACAACAGATACATACTCTACGGTTAAAAAGTTTGATGTTAAAAATGAACAGATAGTAATTACAGAAAACATAGGGAAGCATTCAGTAGATGAAACGTTAAAAGGAGTAGTAGAAGTAGGACATGGAGATAAAGTAGAAGATATCTGTAACATAAGCGCAAAACCAGTATTAAGTGATTACAGAATATTAGAAGGAAAAGTGATAATAGAAGGGCTTATAGAAGTAGATATGCTTTATTTATCCGATACCAATAGTAGCTTAAATAGTGTTAAACAAGAAATTCCTTTCAAGTCATATATAGATATTGAAGATACAAAGAGCGATATAGATGTAGATATAGTAAATATATTAGATAATATAGACTATAATAAGACTAGCGATAAAGAAGTAGAATTAGAAATAACACTAAAAAATCAAGTATATATAAATAGAGTAAAAAACATAAATATAGTAAAAGAAGCTATAGAATTAGATGAGGAATTAGATAAGAAGTCAAGACCAAGCATAACGATATATATGGTTCAAAAAGAAGATACAATATGGGATATAGCTAAAAGGTACAATACTACGGTAGATGAGATAATAAGAACAAACGATATAGTAAATCAGGAAAATATAATGCCAGGAGAAAAAATAATAATAGAAAAGCATGTAGATACAGTTTACCAGCTATAA
- the ispE gene encoding 4-(cytidine 5'-diphospho)-2-C-methyl-D-erythritol kinase: MRKVKLNAYAKINLSLDVLGKRENGYHELSMIMQQIDLKDIITIEEVNGIQNSIEINSNSSKVPLDNSNIVYRAWEEISKKYSGNKGVRVSIEKNIPISAGLAGGSTDAAAVLKGLNKLWSLNLTDAELMDIGLKVGADVPFCIIGGTALAEGIGEKLTKIKSFSNKYILLANPGIEVSTSHVYKNLNLKTIEKRPDINNIIRYIEQSDIYSLSKEMSNVLESVTIKENPIIDEIKQSMISNGAVGSLMSGSGATVFGIFDSEEKLENCKKILEKKIDTVICTKTI; this comes from the coding sequence ATGAGAAAAGTAAAATTGAATGCTTATGCAAAAATAAATCTATCACTAGATGTTCTAGGAAAAAGAGAAAATGGGTATCATGAGCTTTCCATGATAATGCAACAAATAGACTTAAAAGATATAATAACTATCGAGGAAGTAAACGGAATACAAAATAGTATAGAGATAAACTCAAATAGCTCTAAAGTACCATTAGATAACTCAAATATAGTATATAGGGCATGGGAAGAGATATCAAAGAAATATAGTGGAAATAAAGGAGTACGTGTAAGTATAGAGAAAAATATACCTATATCGGCAGGATTAGCCGGAGGAAGTACAGATGCTGCGGCAGTATTAAAGGGATTAAATAAACTGTGGTCACTAAATCTTACAGATGCTGAACTTATGGACATAGGTTTAAAAGTAGGAGCTGATGTACCGTTTTGTATAATAGGTGGAACAGCACTGGCAGAAGGAATAGGAGAAAAACTAACAAAAATAAAATCATTTTCGAATAAGTACATACTACTAGCTAATCCAGGGATAGAAGTTTCAACTTCACATGTATATAAAAACTTGAATTTAAAAACAATAGAGAAAAGACCAGATATAAATAACATAATAAGATATATAGAACAATCTGATATATATTCACTTTCTAAAGAAATGTCAAATGTACTAGAGAGTGTAACTATAAAAGAAAATCCCATAATAGATGAAATAAAGCAGAGTATGATTTCAAATGGAGCAGTAGGTAGTTTAATGAGTGGAAGTGGTGCAACTGTATTTGGAATATTCGATAGTGAAGAAAAGCTTGAAAATTGTAAAAAAATACTAGAGAAAAAAATAGATACAGTTATATGCACAAAGACAATTTAA